In Hwangdonia lutea, a single window of DNA contains:
- a CDS encoding SPFH domain-containing protein — MNNFIFIPIIIFGLIILISAFFIVKQQTAAIIERFGRFQAIRQSGLRFKIPLVDRIAGRLSLKIQQLDVIIETKTLDDVFVRLKVSVQYKVIRDKVYDAFYKLDYPHDQITSYVFDVVRAEVPKMKLDDVFVKKDDIALAVKAELNDAMSDYGFDIIKTLVTDIDPDAQVKQAMNRINASEREKIAAQFEGDAQRILIVEKAKAEAESKRLQGQGIADQRREIARGLEESVEVLNRVGINSQEASALIVVTQHYDTLQSLGEETNSNLILLPNAPQAGSNMLNDMVASFAASNQIGEAMKEARKKKE; from the coding sequence ATGAACAATTTTATTTTTATTCCCATTATTATCTTCGGATTAATCATATTAATCTCGGCTTTTTTTATTGTTAAACAACAAACCGCTGCTATTATTGAGCGCTTTGGTAGATTTCAGGCAATACGTCAATCAGGTCTTCGTTTTAAAATTCCTTTAGTGGATAGAATTGCAGGGCGATTAAGCTTAAAAATCCAGCAACTTGATGTTATTATCGAAACCAAAACACTGGACGATGTATTTGTACGCTTAAAAGTATCGGTACAGTACAAGGTAATTCGCGATAAGGTGTACGATGCGTTTTATAAACTAGATTATCCGCACGACCAAATTACCTCTTACGTTTTTGATGTGGTACGTGCCGAAGTCCCTAAAATGAAATTGGATGATGTTTTTGTGAAAAAAGATGATATTGCTTTGGCGGTAAAGGCAGAATTGAACGATGCGATGTCTGATTACGGTTTTGATATTATAAAAACCCTGGTTACCGATATTGATCCGGATGCGCAGGTAAAACAGGCGATGAATAGAATTAATGCTTCCGAACGTGAAAAAATTGCAGCCCAGTTTGAAGGCGACGCACAGCGTATTTTAATTGTTGAAAAAGCAAAAGCTGAAGCCGAAAGCAAGCGTTTACAAGGACAAGGTATTGCCGATCAGCGACGTGAAATTGCACGTGGTTTAGAGGAATCTGTCGAGGTGTTAAACCGTGTTGGTATTAACAGTCAGGAAGCTTCAGCCTTAATTGTTGTAACACAGCATTACGATACGCTTCAATCTCTAGGCGAAGAAACCAATAGTAATTTAATTCTTTTACCCAATGCGCCACAGGCGGGAAGCAATATGTTGAACGATATGGTGGCTAGTTTTGCAGCAAGCAATCAAATTGGTGAGGCTATGAAAGAAGCCAGAAAGAAAAAGGAATAA